In one Umezawaea sp. Da 62-37 genomic region, the following are encoded:
- a CDS encoding TetR/AcrR family transcriptional regulator C-terminal domain-containing protein translates to MALSPEGPRSRRERPAKPALSREGIVSLAVDLVRTEGLKRVTMRRLAQELDTGAASLYVYVRNTAELHAAVLDELLGSVDLSPVTSEGDWRDRLAEVVSSYTWLLFRHPGLAQSALVARPSGDNYLSLVEAMLALLDEGGVPSGQASWGVDVLMLHSTASAAEHSSDDKDETEDASAWEALTGKVLNASAETHPHVAAIGADLLAGPPTARRSWILRALINGIATTPRTELDPH, encoded by the coding sequence ATGGCACTTTCCCCGGAGGGACCACGCAGTCGTCGGGAACGCCCGGCGAAGCCCGCGCTCTCCCGCGAGGGGATCGTCTCCCTCGCGGTCGACCTCGTGCGGACCGAAGGGCTGAAACGGGTCACGATGCGCAGGCTGGCGCAGGAACTCGACACCGGCGCGGCCTCGCTCTACGTCTACGTCCGCAACACCGCCGAGCTGCACGCGGCGGTGCTCGACGAGCTGCTCGGGTCGGTCGACCTGAGCCCGGTCACCTCCGAGGGCGACTGGCGCGACCGGTTGGCCGAGGTCGTCTCGTCCTACACCTGGCTCCTCTTCCGCCATCCCGGCCTCGCGCAGTCCGCGTTGGTGGCCCGGCCGTCGGGGGACAACTACCTGTCGCTCGTCGAAGCCATGCTCGCGCTCCTCGACGAGGGCGGCGTCCCGTCCGGTCAGGCGTCGTGGGGAGTCGACGTGCTGATGCTGCACTCCACCGCGAGCGCCGCCGAGCACAGTTCCGACGACAAGGACGAGACCGAGGACGCGAGTGCCTGGGAAGCGCTTACCGGCAAGGTGCTCAACGCCTCCGCCGAGACGCACCCGCACGTCGCCGCGATCGGCGCCGATCTGCTCGCCGGTCCGCCGACGGCGCGCCGCTCCTGGATCCTGCGCGCGTTGATCAACGGGATCGCGACCACGCCCAGGACCGAACTCGACCCCCACTGA
- a CDS encoding NAD(P)/FAD-dependent oxidoreductase, with the protein MSAHHPIAIVGAGLGGLALARILRLNGIEAAVFDLDASPTARTQGGMLDIHEDSGQVALRAAGLFDEFTAAVHPGGEATRVLDKSATALLDEPGDGDDRGRPEVNRRALRDILLASLPDGAIRWGAKVTGVRSLGDGRHELAFADGPVVTTDLLVGADGAWSRVRRLLTDATPVYSGLSFVEANLHDADARHPGAAEVVGGAMLFALGEDRGFLGHRDPDGGLHVYCALRTPEGWAADFVDSPEARAELLTRFEDWDDRLRSLVTDADGALVARPVHALPIGTRWERVPGVTLIGDAAHLMSPFAGEGANLALFDASELAVALVGHPGDVEKALAVYEESMFPRAERSARDSVEGLDLCFRADAPHGLVAVFQGAGQ; encoded by the coding sequence ATGTCCGCACACCACCCGATCGCCATCGTCGGCGCAGGCCTCGGCGGTCTCGCGCTGGCCAGGATCCTGCGCCTGAACGGGATCGAGGCCGCAGTCTTCGACCTCGACGCCTCGCCGACCGCCCGCACCCAGGGCGGCATGCTCGACATCCACGAGGACTCCGGCCAGGTCGCCCTGCGCGCCGCCGGTCTGTTCGACGAGTTCACGGCCGCCGTCCACCCCGGCGGCGAGGCGACCCGCGTCCTCGACAAGTCCGCCACCGCCCTGCTGGACGAACCGGGTGACGGCGACGACCGGGGCAGGCCCGAGGTGAACCGCAGGGCGCTCCGCGACATCCTGCTCGCCTCCCTGCCCGACGGCGCGATCCGCTGGGGCGCCAAGGTCACCGGTGTCCGGTCGCTGGGCGACGGCCGCCACGAGCTGGCGTTCGCCGACGGCCCGGTCGTCACCACCGACCTGCTGGTGGGGGCCGACGGCGCCTGGTCGAGGGTGCGGCGGCTGCTCACCGACGCCACGCCCGTCTACTCGGGGCTGTCCTTCGTGGAGGCGAACCTGCACGACGCGGACGCCCGCCACCCCGGCGCCGCGGAGGTGGTCGGCGGCGCGATGCTGTTCGCACTGGGCGAGGACAGGGGTTTCCTCGGCCACCGCGACCCCGACGGCGGCCTGCACGTCTACTGCGCGCTCCGCACGCCCGAGGGCTGGGCGGCCGACTTCGTCGACTCCCCGGAGGCCAGGGCCGAGCTGCTGACCCGCTTCGAGGACTGGGACGACCGGTTGCGCTCGCTGGTCACCGACGCCGACGGCGCCCTGGTGGCGCGACCCGTGCACGCGCTGCCGATCGGCACCAGGTGGGAGCGCGTGCCGGGCGTGACGCTGATCGGCGACGCCGCGCACCTGATGTCGCCGTTCGCCGGGGAGGGCGCCAACCTCGCCCTGTTCGACGCGAGCGAGCTGGCCGTCGCGCTCGTCGGGCACCCCGGTGACGTGGAGAAGGCGCTGGCGGTCTACGAGGAGTCGATGTTCCCGCGCGCCGAGCGGTCCGCGCGCGACTCGGTCGAGGGTCTCGACCTGTGCTTCCGGGCCGACGCCCCGCACGGCCTGGTCGCCGTCTTCCAGGGGGCGGGGCAGTGA
- a CDS encoding alpha/beta hydrolase, with protein sequence MTTSVLKIHDDLALTVTETGEGMPFLVLHGGSGPLSTAPVVDHYAATHRVLAPVHPGWDDTPRPEWFSGVDDLATTYLDLLEDRGLDDVTVLGGSFGGWVAAEMAVRDRSRRIGHLVLVDAIGPRIPGVEVGVPAGPPPGAGGPPAAAMAAVRAYAGPTMSDPKLLRRLARVDTPTLVVWGEDDRVVSPDFGRAFAAAFPDARFELIPGAGHVPTREAPEAVFAAVDAFLTAETT encoded by the coding sequence GTGACGACCAGCGTGCTGAAGATCCACGACGACCTCGCGCTGACCGTCACCGAGACGGGCGAGGGCATGCCGTTCCTGGTGCTGCACGGCGGTTCCGGTCCATTGAGCACGGCCCCGGTCGTCGACCACTACGCCGCGACGCACCGCGTCCTGGCGCCCGTGCACCCCGGCTGGGACGACACGCCGCGGCCCGAGTGGTTCAGCGGTGTCGACGACCTCGCGACCACGTACCTGGACCTGCTGGAGGACCGGGGACTGGACGACGTCACCGTCCTCGGCGGTTCCTTCGGCGGTTGGGTCGCCGCGGAGATGGCCGTGCGCGACCGCTCGCGGCGCATCGGCCACCTGGTGCTGGTGGACGCCATCGGCCCGCGGATCCCCGGTGTCGAGGTCGGGGTGCCCGCGGGTCCGCCGCCCGGTGCGGGAGGACCTCCGGCGGCCGCCATGGCGGCGGTGCGCGCCTACGCCGGGCCGACGATGTCGGACCCGAAGCTGCTGCGCCGCCTGGCCCGCGTCGACACGCCGACGCTGGTCGTGTGGGGCGAGGACGACCGCGTCGTCAGCCCCGACTTCGGCCGGGCCTTCGCGGCCGCGTTCCCCGACGCCCGCTTCGAGCTGATCCCCGGCGCGGGCCACGTGCCCACGCGGGAGGCGCCGGAAGCCGTGTTCGCCGCCGTCGACGCCTTCCTCACCGCGGAGACCACTTGA
- a CDS encoding NAD(P)H-dependent oxidoreductase: MFVTPEYDHAMPGALKNALDRVYREWNDKDPSESPT, translated from the coding sequence GTGTTCGTCACGCCGGAGTACGACCACGCGATGCCCGGCGCGCTGAAGAACGCCCTCGACCGCGTGTACCGGGAGTGGAACGACAAGGATCCCTCCGAGTCGCCGACGTGA
- a CDS encoding alpha/beta fold hydrolase, with product MKTTRWTVLAAVTGVVCALLTATPQAIAGTDQVPTPVLSWTDCADGFQCSTAGVPLDYDQPAGTQTSLALIKLPATDQAHRIGTLFVNFGGPGASGLQRLRERGQWTWLFSAELRARFDLVSWDPRGIGASATVRCFDSVAEQQAFLGGLRDFPATAADEPAFYAGYDELARRCSEKSGSLLEHVSTANTARDLDLLRRAVGDAKLTYHGISYGTHLGAVYANLYPNRVRAMAFDGSMDFEGNATGHGNQGATVPLDTRQDVPRGAAETFASFLRQCAAPGADCAFAGGDLNAKWASLVARVKAAPITVNGETYDYVALIARVNGDLATPEVWKDTASTLQALYTAPAARTLVAGEPYTSNRTEAFNAIQCADSTFPRTRSVYTQYGASEDQRVPYWGRIAVFDMMACATWRRADADRYTGPWNKVTSATILVINNRYDPSTPLHGALDGAAELARTRVLTVEGSGHSTMLVHSACAERAKREYLISGTLPAVGTTCGIDHAPFAA from the coding sequence GTGAAGACAACTCGATGGACGGTTCTCGCCGCCGTGACGGGTGTGGTGTGCGCGCTGCTCACCGCGACACCGCAAGCGATCGCCGGTACCGATCAGGTCCCCACCCCCGTGCTCTCGTGGACCGACTGCGCGGACGGTTTCCAGTGCTCCACGGCCGGGGTGCCGCTGGACTACGACCAGCCTGCCGGCACGCAGACCTCCCTTGCCCTGATCAAGCTCCCCGCGACCGACCAGGCCCACCGGATCGGCACGCTGTTCGTGAACTTCGGCGGGCCCGGCGCGTCCGGGCTCCAGCGGCTGCGGGAACGCGGCCAGTGGACGTGGCTGTTCTCCGCCGAGCTGCGGGCCCGGTTCGACCTGGTGTCCTGGGACCCCAGGGGCATCGGCGCCAGCGCGACGGTGCGGTGCTTCGACAGCGTCGCGGAGCAGCAGGCGTTCCTCGGCGGCCTCCGGGACTTCCCGGCGACCGCGGCGGACGAGCCCGCGTTCTACGCCGGGTACGACGAGCTGGCGCGGCGCTGCTCGGAGAAGAGCGGCAGCCTGCTGGAGCACGTGTCGACCGCGAACACGGCGCGGGACCTCGACCTGCTGCGCCGCGCGGTCGGCGACGCGAAGCTGACCTACCACGGCATCTCCTACGGCACGCACCTCGGCGCGGTGTACGCGAACCTGTACCCGAACCGGGTGCGCGCCATGGCGTTCGACGGCTCGATGGACTTCGAGGGCAACGCCACCGGACACGGCAACCAGGGCGCGACCGTGCCGCTGGACACCCGGCAGGACGTGCCGCGGGGTGCCGCGGAGACGTTCGCCTCGTTCCTGCGGCAGTGCGCCGCGCCGGGCGCGGACTGCGCGTTCGCGGGCGGTGACCTGAACGCCAAGTGGGCTTCGCTGGTGGCACGGGTGAAGGCCGCGCCGATCACGGTGAACGGCGAGACCTACGACTACGTCGCGCTGATCGCCAGGGTGAACGGCGACCTGGCCACGCCCGAGGTGTGGAAGGACACCGCGAGCACGTTGCAGGCGCTCTACACCGCCCCGGCCGCGCGCACGCTGGTGGCGGGCGAGCCGTACACCAGCAACCGCACCGAGGCGTTCAACGCGATCCAGTGCGCCGACAGCACGTTCCCGCGCACGCGGTCGGTCTACACGCAGTACGGCGCCTCCGAGGACCAGCGCGTGCCGTACTGGGGCCGGATCGCGGTGTTCGACATGATGGCGTGCGCGACCTGGCGGCGCGCCGACGCCGACCGGTACACCGGCCCGTGGAACAAGGTCACGTCCGCGACGATCCTGGTGATCAACAACCGTTATGACCCGTCGACGCCGCTGCACGGCGCGCTCGACGGCGCGGCCGAACTGGCCCGCACCCGCGTGCTCACGGTCGAGGGTTCCGGCCACAGCACGATGCTGGTGCACTCCGCGTGCGCCGAGCGCGCGAAGCGCGAGTACCTGATCTCGGGCACCCTGCCCGCGGTCGGCACGACGTGCGGAATCGACCACGCGCCTTTCGCGGCCTGA
- a CDS encoding SDR family oxidoreductase, with protein sequence MKIVVIGGTGLIGSKLVAGLTGQGHEAVAASPSSGVDTTTGAGLPEVLDGASVVVDVSNSPSFEDAAVLEFFRTSTRNLLAAEAAAGVGHHVALSVVGTGRWPESGYFRAKAAQEEIIRAAGIPYSIVHATQFFEFVGGIAQVGTVGDEVRLSPVLIQPMAGDDVAAALGRVAVGAPLDGTVEIAGPEVFRLDDFIRDGLTARHDPREVVADPKAGYFGAQLEERTLVPAGDALLGATRFADWLKEN encoded by the coding sequence ATGAAGATCGTGGTCATCGGCGGCACCGGGCTCATCGGGTCGAAGCTCGTCGCCGGGCTGACGGGCCAGGGGCACGAGGCGGTGGCGGCCTCGCCAAGCTCCGGGGTGGACACGACGACCGGCGCCGGGCTGCCCGAGGTGCTCGACGGGGCGTCGGTGGTGGTGGACGTGTCGAACTCGCCGTCGTTCGAGGACGCGGCCGTGCTGGAGTTCTTCCGGACGTCGACCCGGAACCTGCTCGCAGCCGAGGCGGCGGCGGGCGTGGGACACCACGTGGCGCTGTCGGTCGTGGGCACGGGGCGGTGGCCGGAAAGCGGTTACTTCCGCGCGAAGGCGGCCCAGGAGGAGATCATCAGGGCGGCCGGGATCCCGTACTCGATCGTGCACGCGACCCAGTTCTTCGAGTTCGTCGGCGGCATCGCCCAGGTCGGCACGGTCGGGGACGAGGTCAGGCTTTCCCCCGTGCTGATCCAGCCCATGGCGGGCGACGACGTCGCCGCGGCGCTGGGCCGGGTCGCCGTCGGCGCGCCGCTCGACGGCACGGTCGAGATCGCCGGGCCCGAGGTGTTCCGCCTCGACGACTTCATCCGCGACGGCCTCACCGCGCGGCACGACCCGCGCGAGGTGGTCGCCGACCCGAAGGCGGGGTACTTCGGCGCCCAGCTGGAGGAGCGCACGCTCGTCCCCGCGGGCGACGCGCTGCTCGGCGCGACCCGGTTCGCCGACTGGCTCAAGGAGAACTGA
- a CDS encoding RNA polymerase sigma-70 factor, which yields MPTGPQADLDDAAAVFAGVRPRLFGIAYRMLGTTAEAEDVVQDAWLRWQACDRAAVLNPPAFLATTTTRLAINAAQSARARRETYIGPWLPEPVDTAADPALGAERGEALEFAILVLLERLTPTERAAYVLREAFDYSYPEIGDVVGVKDSNARQLVSRARKHVNAERREPVGSAEQRRLLTAFLAAAQQGDLAALEEILAADVVSYSDGGGAVRASRIPVVGRTHVSRYVAAFAKPFWTGASLTWVEANGQASVLVARDGEVFALVTLTASAEGVGRLMWVMNPAKLRTISTAVSQI from the coding sequence GTGCCCACCGGACCCCAGGCCGACCTAGACGACGCGGCCGCGGTGTTCGCGGGCGTCCGCCCGAGGCTGTTCGGCATCGCCTACCGGATGCTCGGCACCACGGCGGAGGCCGAGGACGTCGTGCAGGACGCCTGGCTGCGGTGGCAGGCCTGCGACCGCGCCGCGGTGCTGAACCCGCCCGCGTTCCTGGCCACCACGACGACCCGGCTGGCGATCAACGCCGCCCAGTCCGCCCGCGCGCGCCGCGAGACCTACATCGGGCCGTGGCTGCCCGAGCCGGTGGACACCGCCGCCGACCCGGCGCTGGGCGCCGAGCGCGGCGAGGCGCTGGAGTTCGCGATCCTGGTGCTGCTGGAACGGCTCACCCCGACCGAGCGCGCGGCCTACGTGCTGCGGGAGGCGTTCGACTACTCCTACCCCGAGATCGGCGACGTCGTCGGGGTCAAGGACTCCAACGCCCGCCAGCTGGTCAGCCGGGCGCGCAAGCACGTCAACGCGGAGCGGCGGGAGCCCGTCGGGTCCGCGGAGCAGCGGCGGCTGCTGACGGCGTTCCTCGCGGCGGCGCAGCAGGGCGACCTGGCGGCGCTGGAGGAGATCCTGGCCGCCGACGTCGTCAGCTACTCCGACGGCGGCGGCGCCGTGCGCGCGTCGCGGATCCCGGTGGTCGGCCGCACGCACGTGTCGAGGTACGTGGCCGCGTTCGCGAAGCCGTTCTGGACGGGTGCCTCGCTCACCTGGGTCGAGGCGAACGGGCAGGCGTCGGTGCTGGTCGCGCGGGACGGCGAGGTGTTCGCGCTGGTGACGCTCACCGCGTCCGCCGAGGGCGTCGGGCGGCTGATGTGGGTGATGAACCCGGCCAAGCTCCGCACGATCTCGACGGCCGTGTCACAGATCTGA
- a CDS encoding SigE family RNA polymerase sigma factor: MKRSDEAEYRDYVTARMDVLRRTAYLLCRDWHLADDLVSITITKLYRHWLRAKGMDHLDAYVRRVLFRTWLDEKERPWRREEPAGEMPDVASAAAAGIEDRDGLLDLLAALPPRQRASVVLRMYCDLSVESTAEILGCSTGTVKSHTARGLAVLRARAVAAHVTD; encoded by the coding sequence TTGAAGCGCTCGGACGAAGCCGAGTACCGGGACTACGTCACGGCCAGGATGGACGTCCTGCGGCGCACCGCGTACCTGCTGTGCCGGGACTGGCACCTGGCCGACGACCTGGTGTCGATCACCATCACCAAGCTCTACCGGCACTGGCTGCGCGCCAAGGGCATGGACCACCTCGACGCCTACGTGCGCCGGGTCCTGTTCCGCACCTGGCTGGACGAGAAGGAACGGCCGTGGCGGCGCGAGGAACCCGCCGGGGAGATGCCCGATGTCGCCTCCGCGGCGGCCGCGGGCATCGAGGACCGCGACGGGCTGCTGGACCTGCTCGCCGCGCTGCCTCCGCGCCAGCGGGCCAGCGTCGTGCTGCGCATGTACTGCGACCTCTCGGTGGAGAGCACCGCCGAGATCCTCGGCTGCTCCACCGGCACCGTGAAGAGCCACACCGCCCGTGGGCTGGCCGTGCTGCGGGCGAGGGCCGTCGCGGCCCACGTCACCGACTGA
- a CDS encoding glycoside hydrolase family 32 protein encodes MTAVQRLPAALLVLTTSIALATAPGEPSAAAPVQSDFPYPPTTYSEPYRGQFHFSSQSGWMNDPNGLLYYKGTYHFFYQHNPHGLAWDTMHWGHATSTDLVHWTQKPIALEPGIHPGDLWSGAGVVDSANTSGLRTGSEDPLVVFSGTNGVTMFYSNDAGRTFQTYDGGTPVVRPGGTSRDAKVLWDAARNRWTMVVWSDDGGRGVNVYSSPNLRDWTFRSRFAANWVYECPDFFPLPVDGDASRVKWVLTTATSEYVIGDFDGSTFRTDWTGPQRMDHGRADPGGSFYAAQVFSNMPQGQVVQMAWMPGNHGASWTGNASFPATLGLRTTNNGPRITRNPIPAIGQLRYRTSSFRGLDLTPAAAATLLKSQSVETYEVEAEFELKASTARFGFRLDVRPDGTNGAEVAYDARAGTLMGTPLPPVGNRVKVRMLVDRAQLEVFGNDGLFSRSDNPVFDQRSDSRGLALFSEGDVRVVSLDVHELAPAWGLGEPTLLHNLPGQWRAASGLWTDVTAGKQGASTGDAFYLSDHTGADFTYEGDVKLVNGVAAGITFRADQQGAGYTANVDSGAGVVKLWRPGRDIATFPVAIAQGSTHHLKVVTKGANIKVHLDNGANPVIDATDAQYPSGRFGLNVYNSTSQFQNVRLS; translated from the coding sequence GTGACCGCTGTCCAGCGCTTGCCCGCCGCACTCCTGGTGCTCACGACCTCCATCGCCTTGGCGACCGCGCCGGGAGAACCGTCGGCCGCGGCACCCGTGCAATCGGATTTCCCCTACCCGCCGACGACCTACAGCGAGCCGTACCGCGGGCAGTTCCACTTCAGTTCGCAGTCGGGCTGGATGAACGACCCCAACGGACTGCTCTACTACAAGGGCACCTACCACTTCTTCTACCAGCACAACCCGCATGGGCTGGCCTGGGACACGATGCACTGGGGCCACGCGACCAGCACCGACCTGGTGCACTGGACGCAGAAGCCGATCGCGCTCGAACCCGGCATCCACCCCGGTGACCTGTGGTCCGGCGCCGGGGTCGTCGACTCGGCCAACACCTCGGGTCTGCGCACCGGTTCCGAGGACCCGCTGGTGGTGTTCTCGGGCACGAACGGCGTCACGATGTTCTACAGCAACGACGCCGGACGGACGTTCCAGACCTACGACGGCGGCACGCCGGTGGTCCGCCCCGGCGGCACCAGCCGAGACGCCAAGGTGCTCTGGGACGCCGCGCGCAACCGGTGGACGATGGTCGTCTGGTCCGACGACGGCGGCCGCGGGGTCAACGTCTACAGCTCGCCGAACCTGCGCGACTGGACGTTCCGCAGCAGGTTCGCCGCGAACTGGGTGTACGAATGCCCCGACTTCTTCCCCCTTCCGGTCGACGGGGACGCGTCCAGGGTGAAATGGGTTCTGACCACCGCCACCTCGGAATACGTCATCGGCGATTTCGACGGTTCCACGTTCCGCACCGACTGGACCGGCCCGCAGCGAATGGACCACGGCCGCGCCGATCCCGGTGGATCGTTCTACGCGGCCCAGGTGTTCTCGAACATGCCGCAGGGCCAAGTGGTCCAAATGGCGTGGATGCCCGGTAATCACGGCGCGTCCTGGACGGGCAATGCGAGTTTCCCCGCGACGCTGGGACTGCGAACGACGAACAACGGGCCGAGAATCACCAGGAACCCGATTCCGGCGATCGGCCAATTGAGATATCGCACGTCGTCGTTCCGCGGTCTGGATCTGACCCCGGCGGCCGCCGCGACGCTGCTGAAGTCCCAATCGGTGGAGACCTACGAGGTCGAGGCGGAATTCGAACTGAAAGCTTCGACCGCCCGTTTCGGATTCCGGCTCGACGTCCGCCCCGACGGCACGAACGGCGCGGAGGTGGCCTACGACGCGCGCGCCGGCACGTTGATGGGCACTCCCCTGCCCCCGGTGGGCAACCGGGTGAAGGTGCGGATGCTCGTCGACCGGGCGCAGCTGGAGGTGTTCGGCAACGACGGCCTGTTCTCCCGCAGCGACAACCCCGTCTTCGACCAGCGCTCGGACAGCCGAGGCCTGGCGCTGTTCTCCGAGGGCGACGTGCGGGTGGTGTCGCTGGACGTCCACGAGCTCGCCCCCGCCTGGGGCCTCGGCGAACCGACCCTGCTGCACAACCTGCCCGGCCAGTGGCGGGCCGCCAGCGGCCTGTGGACCGACGTCACCGCCGGGAAGCAGGGTGCCTCCACCGGTGACGCGTTCTACCTCAGCGACCACACCGGCGCGGACTTCACCTACGAGGGCGACGTCAAGCTGGTCAACGGCGTCGCCGCGGGCATCACGTTCCGCGCCGACCAGCAGGGCGCCGGGTACACCGCCAACGTCGACAGCGGCGCGGGCGTGGTGAAGCTGTGGCGGCCGGGACGCGACATCGCCACCTTCCCGGTCGCGATCGCCCAGGGCAGCACCCACCACCTGAAGGTCGTCACCAAGGGGGCGAACATCAAGGTGCACCTCGACAACGGCGCCAACCCCGTCATCGACGCCACCGACGCCCAGTACCCGTCCGGCAGGTTCGGGCTCAACGTGTACAACTCCACGTCGCAGTTCCAGAACGTCCGGCTGTCCTGA
- a CDS encoding substrate-binding domain-containing protein: MSKQVRGRSRSAVVVVAVSVLVAAVGCGGGSSSGGGGDVLVGLVTKTDTNPFFVKMKDGAQQAAGTTGAKLQSFAGKQDGDNQSQVDAIENLIGAGAKGILITPNDSKAIVPSVDKARQAGLLVIALDTQLEPADAADATFATDNFQAGLLIGQWAKTTFEKSGKQPRIALLDLNPNQVSVDVQRDQGFLQGFGVDVKDKARIGDESDPRIVGHDVTDGAPEGGRTAMENLLQKDSGVNLVYTINEPAAAGAYEALKAAGKEKDVVIVSVDGGCPGVGNVKSGVIGATSQQYPLKMAQMGVEAISKFAKDGTKPANTEGKAFVDTGVNLITDQPAAGVESKDSAWGLENCWG; the protein is encoded by the coding sequence ATGTCCAAGCAGGTGCGCGGGCGGTCCAGGAGCGCGGTGGTGGTGGTGGCGGTGTCCGTGCTGGTGGCGGCGGTCGGATGCGGCGGGGGCTCATCCAGCGGCGGTGGTGGCGACGTCCTGGTCGGACTGGTCACCAAGACCGACACCAACCCGTTCTTCGTGAAGATGAAGGACGGGGCGCAGCAGGCCGCCGGGACGACCGGGGCGAAGTTGCAGTCGTTCGCCGGCAAGCAGGACGGCGACAACCAGTCGCAGGTGGACGCGATCGAGAACCTGATCGGCGCGGGCGCCAAGGGCATCCTGATCACGCCGAACGACTCCAAGGCGATCGTGCCCTCGGTGGACAAGGCCCGCCAGGCCGGACTGCTGGTCATCGCGCTGGACACCCAGCTGGAACCCGCCGACGCCGCCGACGCGACGTTCGCGACCGACAACTTCCAGGCGGGCCTGCTGATCGGCCAGTGGGCGAAGACCACGTTCGAGAAGTCCGGCAAGCAGCCGAGGATCGCGCTGCTGGACCTCAACCCGAACCAGGTCTCCGTCGACGTGCAGCGCGACCAGGGCTTCCTCCAGGGCTTCGGGGTCGACGTCAAGGACAAGGCCCGCATCGGCGACGAGTCCGACCCGCGGATCGTCGGCCACGACGTCACCGACGGCGCTCCCGAGGGCGGTCGCACGGCGATGGAGAACCTGCTGCAGAAGGACTCCGGCGTCAACCTCGTCTACACGATCAACGAACCCGCCGCGGCGGGCGCCTACGAGGCGCTGAAGGCGGCGGGCAAGGAGAAGGACGTCGTCATCGTGTCGGTGGACGGCGGCTGCCCCGGCGTCGGCAACGTCAAGTCCGGCGTCATCGGCGCCACGTCGCAGCAGTACCCGCTGAAGATGGCGCAGATGGGCGTGGAGGCGATCTCGAAGTTCGCCAAGGACGGGACCAAACCCGCCAACACCGAGGGCAAGGCCTTCGTCGACACCGGCGTGAACCTGATCACCGACCAGCCCGCCGCGGGCGTGGAGTCCAAGGACTCCGCGTGGGGCCTAGAGAACTGCTGGGGCTGA
- a CDS encoding ABC transporter permease, with product MGPRELLGLSAMTTTTGNPVGEEHVARSPLSRLQHLLHAQATIGPAVVLLIAIIVFALLSDRFLQPANISLVLQQVAVVGTLAVGQTIVILTAGIDLSCGAIMVLTSIVMAKISAETGLPGVPALILGFLVGTVCGLLNGLLVTRLKLPPFIVTLGTLNVFFALNLWYSHSATIRGTDMPRLLLWTGETFTVGGTRVTYGSVIMVLLVAAMAFVLKNTAWGRHVYATGDDPEASRLSGIRTGRVLFSVYATAGAVYALAAWILIGRIASASPQAGQFENLDSITAVVIGGTSLFGGRGAIVGSLIGALIVGVFRNGLALAGVDVLWQTFAVGVLIIAAVSIDQWIRKVKP from the coding sequence GTGGGGCCTAGAGAACTGCTGGGGCTGAGCGCCATGACGACCACCACCGGGAACCCGGTCGGTGAGGAGCACGTCGCGCGGTCACCGCTGTCGCGGTTGCAGCACCTGCTGCACGCGCAGGCCACCATCGGCCCCGCGGTCGTGCTGCTCATCGCGATCATCGTGTTCGCCCTGCTGTCCGACCGCTTCCTCCAGCCCGCCAACATCTCCCTGGTCCTCCAGCAGGTCGCCGTCGTGGGCACGCTCGCGGTCGGCCAGACCATCGTCATCCTCACCGCCGGGATCGACCTGTCCTGCGGCGCGATCATGGTGCTCACGTCCATCGTGATGGCCAAGATCTCCGCCGAGACCGGGCTGCCCGGCGTCCCCGCGCTCATCCTGGGGTTCCTGGTCGGCACGGTGTGCGGGCTGCTCAACGGCCTGCTCGTCACCCGGCTCAAGCTGCCGCCGTTCATCGTCACCCTCGGCACGCTGAACGTGTTCTTCGCCCTGAACCTCTGGTACTCCCACAGCGCGACCATCCGCGGCACCGACATGCCGAGGCTGCTGCTGTGGACCGGCGAGACGTTCACGGTCGGCGGCACGCGGGTCACCTACGGGTCGGTCATCATGGTGCTGCTGGTCGCGGCCATGGCGTTCGTGCTGAAGAACACCGCGTGGGGCAGGCACGTCTACGCCACCGGCGACGACCCGGAGGCCTCGCGGCTGTCCGGCATCCGCACCGGGCGCGTGCTGTTCAGCGTCTACGCCACGGCGGGCGCGGTGTACGCGCTGGCGGCGTGGATCCTCATCGGCCGCATCGCCTCGGCCAGCCCGCAGGCGGGCCAGTTCGAGAACCTCGACTCCATCACCGCCGTCGTCATCGGCGGCACCAGCCTGTTCGGCGGCCGCGGCGCGATCGTGGGGTCGCTGATCGGGGCCCTGATCGTCGGGGTGTTCCGCAACGGCCTCGCGCTGGCCGGGGTGGACGTGCTGTGGCAGACCTTCGCCGTCGGCGTGCTCATCATCGCCGCGGTCTCCATCGACCAGTGGATCCGGAAGGTGAAGCCGTGA